In Bradyrhizobium sp. WBOS07, the genomic window ACGCGGTGCAGCCCGACGAGATCATGTCGGATCCCGCCAAGGAAGCCCGTGCGCGCGAGCTGTCGCGCGAGCTGCGCTGCATGGTCTGTCAGAACCAGTCGATCGACGATTCCGATGCGCCCCTGGCGCGCGACCTGCGGCTCCTGGTGCGCGAGCGCATCGGCGCCGGGGACAGCAATTCGCAGGTGCTCGATTTCCTGGTCGCGCGCTACGGCGAGTTCGTGCTGCTGAAGCCGCGCTTCGAGCGTCAAAACGCGCTGCTGTGGCTGCTCGGACCGCTGCTGCTGATCGGTGGCGGCGTGGCGTTGTGGCTGCAAATCCGGCGTCGCGCCCATGGCGGTGCAGACGTACCTGCGCCGCCGCTGACGGCCGACGAGAAAGCGAAGCTCGCGGCCTTGATGTCCGAGGAGACCAAATCTCCGTAGCCACGCGATCATCGTTGTGGCCACGTAGTCCTACGTAGATCGTTGGCTCACCGCCGCGCGGTTCATGGTATTTTGACCTTTGTCTGGAAGCTTGTCGCGAGCTTCGATTCCAGACTCCGAGTTTCTCCGATGTTCGCGAACAGTAATCTGACGATCCGCTTCCTGGTCGGCGCCGTCGTCGCTGCACTGTTGTTCTTGCTGGGCATCGGCGGCGGCACCGGCTTCGTTGCGGTGCTCTATCTCAACAACGAGATCACCAGCCTGTCCTCGAATTTCGCTGCGCTGAGCGGCCCCGCGCGCGACCATGCCATGCAGATCTATCAGCAGGCGCAGGCCGCGTTTTCCTACTTCCTGGTCGCCTGCGGCGTGATCGCCGTCGTCGCCGTCGCGATCTGCCTCACGACCTGGTTTGCCGTCCGCAACGGCATCCTCAATCCGCTGGCGGCGATCGTCCATGCGATGCGCGAGGTCGCCGACCAGAAGTTCGAGACACCGGTTCCGGGGCTCGGCCGCACCAACGAGATCGGCCTGCTCGCCGGTGCGCTGGAGGTGTTCAAGACCAACGGCATCGAGCGGCGCCACCTCACCGAACGGCAGCTGCACGAAGCGCAGCATCAGGCCGAGCGATCGAAATTCCTGGACGACCGGATCAAGCGCTTCAACGATCTCGTCGCCAGCGTCGTCGATAGCGTGGCGTCATCGGCGGTGCATCTGAAGAGCAACGCCGAGACACTGTCGCGGACGGCCAACGATACCAGCACCAAGGCCAATGCGGTGGCGAGCGCGGCAAGCCTCGCCAGCGCCAGCGTGCAGACGGTGGCAGGTTCTGCCGGCGAGATGACGAATTCGATCGGCACGATCAGCCGCCGCGTCACCGACGCGACCCAGCGCGCCGAAGGCGCGGCGTCCGATGCGGAGAGGAGCCGCGACACCATCCACACGCTGTCGGATGCTGCCGACAAGATCGGCGAGGTCGTCCAGCTGGTGCAGGCGATCGCATCGCAGACCAATCTCTTGGCGCTGAACGCCACCATCGAGGCGGCACGGGCAGGGGAGGCCGGCAAGGGGTTTGCGGTGGTCGCCTCCGAGGTGAAGAATCTGGCGCATCAGACCAGCAAGGCGACGGAGGAGATCACCTCCCACGTCGCCAGCATTCAAGGCATCACCGCACAGACGCGCGATGCGATCGACGGCATCTCCAAGACGCTGTCGGAGATCTCGTCCATCATGTCCGGCATCGAGGTCGACACCTCCCAGCAGCGCAACGCGACGCAGGAGATCACGCGCAGCGCCCAGGACGCCGCGCGCGGCACTCTCGACGTCTCCAACCATATCGTGCAGATCACTTCAACCTCCGCCGAGACCGGCCGCATGGCCGCCGAGGCGCGCGATTCCGCTGTCGATCTGTCGCAGCAGGCGGAAACCTTGAAGCGTGAAGTCGACGAGTTCATCGTCAGCGTCAGAGCGAGCTAAAGCTCACAAAAAGCCCGTTCCGCAGCGTTTCGGGAACTCGCGTTAAGTTCCTGTGGAATCACAATTTTCGGGCTGCGATGAACTGCCGCATCCGCGTTGCGGCTTCATTACGAAAGTTTAACCCCGCCGCCAGCGCACGGTAAGGCGGGAGCCCCCATCTTCAGGTCCGTAAGGTGCCGCCCTCAGGCATCACATGGATTTCAAGGCCCTGGAGATCTCTGCATGTCCGACCGTATCGACCTCTCGAACCTTCCGTCCTACCGGCAGCCGCGCCGGTCGGTGTTCTCCGCGCGCAGGCTCGCGCTGATGGCCACGGTCGTCGCCGGCCTTGGCGCCGCCGTCTATGGCTTTGGCACGTCGACCTCGCCGGCCGACCTGTTCTCGAGCCCGGCGCATGCGCAGGTCAACACCGAGGTCCGCAAGGTCGAGCGACCCATCGGCTTCGCCGATGTTGTCGAGCGCGTGAAGCCGTCGGTGATCTCGGTGAAGGTCAATATGAAGGAAAAGACTGCGAGCAACGATGACGGCGACGATTCCTCCTCGCCGTTCCAGCCGGGCTCGCCGATGGAGCGTTTCTTCCGCCGCTTCGGTGGTCCGGAGGGTTTCCCCCCGGGCATGAAGGGCGGCCGCGGCCGCGTGGTGCAGGGCCAGGGTTCCGGCTTCTTCATCTCGGCTGACGGCTTTGCCGTGACCAACAATCACGTGGTCGACGGCGCCGACAAGGTCGAGGTCACCACCGACGAGGGCAAGACCTACACCGCCAAGGTGATCGGCACCGACCAGCGCACCGACCTCGCCTTGATCAAGGTCGAGGGCAGCTCGAGCTTCCCGTTCGCCAAGCTCGCCGACAGCAAGCCGCGCATCGGCGACTGGGTGCTCGCCGTCGGCAATCCCTTCGGTCTCGGCGGTACCGTGACCGCGGGCATCGTTTCGGCGAGCGGCCGCGACATCGGCAACGGTCCCTATGACGATTTCATCCAGATCGACGCGCCCGTGAACAAGGGCAATTCCGGCGGTCCGGCCTTCGACACCAACGGCGAGGTGATGGGCGTCAACACCGCGATCTACTCGCCCTCCGGCGGCAGCGTCGGCATCGCGTTCTCGATCCCGGCGAGCACGGTGAAGAGCGTGGTCGCCCAGCTCAAGGATAAGGGTTCGGTCAGCCGCGGCTGGATCGGCGTGCAGATTCAGCCCGTCACCTCCGACATTGCCGACAGCCTCGGCATGAAGAAGGCCGAAGGCGCGCTGGTGGCGGAGCCGCAGGCCAACGGTCCGGCCGCGAAGGCCGGCATCGAATCCGGCGACGTGATCACGGCGGTCAACGGCGAATCCGTCAAGGACGCGCGCGAGCTTGCCCGCACCATCGGCGGCATGGCGCCCGGCGCGACCGTGAAGCTCAACGTGCTGCACAAGGGTCAGGACAAGGTCGTCAACCTCACCCTCGGCCAGCTGCCGAACACGGTCGAGGCCAAGGCCGACAACGACAATGACAGCGGCAAGGGTGCGAGCAAGGGCACCGATGTGCCCAAGCTCGGCATGACTGTCGCGCCCGCCAATTCCGTGGCCGGCGCTGGCAAGGAAGGCGTCGTCGTCACCCAGGTCGATCCGAAGAGCGCCGCGGCCGAACGCGGCTTCAAGGAAGGCGACGTGATTCTCGAAGTCGGCGGCAAGAGCGTCGCCACCGCCGGCGAAGTCCGCGATGCCATCAACACGGCGCGGACCGACAACAAGAACAGCGTCCTGATGCGCGTGAAGAGCGGCGGCCAGTCGCGCTTCGTCGCGGTGCCTCTCGCCAAGGGGTAAGCCTTCAGGAGGCTCATCGAGATGAAGGGTGTCGCCGGCATCAGTCGCCCCCGCCGCCGGCGCCCTTCGGGGAAGCAGCGTAACGTCAGCTTCCCCCTGCTACCTTCCGGTGGAAAAACGCCCCCCTCCGTCGGAAGGCCTAGGGCGGTGAAGTCCCCCCAGCTTCACCGCCCGCCTTTTTCTCCATGCCAGCGTCTCTCCCTCAGCTTGCATGGGATCGCCGCTCGCGCCATGTTTAGAGAAGGTTGACCTCCTTGACCGCCGCCGAACG contains:
- a CDS encoding cytochrome c-type biogenesis protein — encoded protein: MRRIMAAFALLMLMALPAAHAVQPDEIMSDPAKEARARELSRELRCMVCQNQSIDDSDAPLARDLRLLVRERIGAGDSNSQVLDFLVARYGEFVLLKPRFERQNALLWLLGPLLLIGGGVALWLQIRRRAHGGADVPAPPLTADEKAKLAALMSEETKSP
- a CDS encoding methyl-accepting chemotaxis protein, with amino-acid sequence MFANSNLTIRFLVGAVVAALLFLLGIGGGTGFVAVLYLNNEITSLSSNFAALSGPARDHAMQIYQQAQAAFSYFLVACGVIAVVAVAICLTTWFAVRNGILNPLAAIVHAMREVADQKFETPVPGLGRTNEIGLLAGALEVFKTNGIERRHLTERQLHEAQHQAERSKFLDDRIKRFNDLVASVVDSVASSAVHLKSNAETLSRTANDTSTKANAVASAASLASASVQTVAGSAGEMTNSIGTISRRVTDATQRAEGAASDAERSRDTIHTLSDAADKIGEVVQLVQAIASQTNLLALNATIEAARAGEAGKGFAVVASEVKNLAHQTSKATEEITSHVASIQGITAQTRDAIDGISKTLSEISSIMSGIEVDTSQQRNATQEITRSAQDAARGTLDVSNHIVQITSTSAETGRMAAEARDSAVDLSQQAETLKREVDEFIVSVRAS
- a CDS encoding Do family serine endopeptidase, encoding MSDRIDLSNLPSYRQPRRSVFSARRLALMATVVAGLGAAVYGFGTSTSPADLFSSPAHAQVNTEVRKVERPIGFADVVERVKPSVISVKVNMKEKTASNDDGDDSSSPFQPGSPMERFFRRFGGPEGFPPGMKGGRGRVVQGQGSGFFISADGFAVTNNHVVDGADKVEVTTDEGKTYTAKVIGTDQRTDLALIKVEGSSSFPFAKLADSKPRIGDWVLAVGNPFGLGGTVTAGIVSASGRDIGNGPYDDFIQIDAPVNKGNSGGPAFDTNGEVMGVNTAIYSPSGGSVGIAFSIPASTVKSVVAQLKDKGSVSRGWIGVQIQPVTSDIADSLGMKKAEGALVAEPQANGPAAKAGIESGDVITAVNGESVKDARELARTIGGMAPGATVKLNVLHKGQDKVVNLTLGQLPNTVEAKADNDNDSGKGASKGTDVPKLGMTVAPANSVAGAGKEGVVVTQVDPKSAAAERGFKEGDVILEVGGKSVATAGEVRDAINTARTDNKNSVLMRVKSGGQSRFVAVPLAKG